TGGTAAACATCCAGATATAGCTGTTAGTGTTCCAAATTTATCTTCATCAATTATTTCTACAATTCCACACGATTCAAACATATCTACTACAAATTTTAATTTATCTTTGTTTGCATTATTATGTGCTAAAGCTGTAACTGATTGATTTAATGAGGCATTCATATTTGGCATCATCCTTATTATTGTAAGGTCCTTTTGATTTTTAAAGTTAGATTCTAATCTTTTAATATCAACTGCATTTGCCATTGAAACAATTGTTTTTCCCTTAAGATCTAGTTTGTCTAAACTTTCACACAAACCATCAACCGCATCAGGTCTTGTTCCTATTACAATCACTTCAATTCCTTTTGTTTCAATCTCATCTAACGAATCTAAAGCATTCATTTTATCAAGGGAGTTAACAACTTTGTCTTGTAGTTCTTTAAATGCATCATGACCAAAAATATTGTCCTTAAAATTTTCATTAGACAAGATTCCTTTAACCAAAGAAGAGCCCATATGTCCTAATCCTATAAATAATATATTTTTCATAATTTGCCTCCACTAATATTATAAAACTTTTTAATTAGGATAAAGGTTAGAATGAAAAAAAACGCCTGAAAGGCGTTTTTATATATCGGTAAATTAGTTATTAAACTAATTCGATGATACACATTGGTGCATTATCACCACGACGGTTATCCAATTTAAGAATTCTTGTATAACCACCTTCTCTTGTTTTAAATCTTTTTGCGATTGTTGTAAACAATTTTTGTAATGCAGTTTCTTTTTCAGAAGCATCAATATGACGTAATCAAGCAGCAGCTTGTCTACGTGCATGTAGATCCCCTCTTTTACCAAGTGTAACCATTTTGTCAAAGTGTTGTCTTAATTCTTTAGCTCTTGTTTCAGTGATTTCTAATCTTTCTGAAATAATTAGCTCAGTAGTTAAGTTTCTCATTAACGCAACTCTTCAAGCAGTGTTTTTACCTCTTTTTTGAATGTATGACATATAACTACACCTCTTTCTAATCTTGTTTGAAAGTTAGTCCTAATTGAACAACTTTATCTTTAATTTCTTTTAATGATTTTCTACCCAAGTTTCTAATTTCTTGAATATCATCTTCTGTGCGTGATACTAAGTCGCGTAATGAATTGATGTTTGCTCTTTTTAGACAATTTAAACTTCTTTGTGTGAAATCTAAATCTTCGATTAAACGATCTAATTCTTTTTCGTCTTCTTCGTTTGTTGCACCAATAACATTTAAGTCATTAATTTCTTCGTTTAAGTTTACAAAGAATTGTAAGTGCTCAACTAAGATTTTTGCAGCTGTTGCTACTGCATCACTAGCTGTTACTGTTCCATCAGTTTCAACTTCTAAAATTAATTTTTCTAAGTCTACTGATTTTCCAATTTTAGTTGCATCTACATTGTAAGCAACTTTAACGATTGGAGAATAATTTGAATCAATTGTAATTGCATCTGCAACTAATTTTTCTTTTTTGTTATCTTTGAATGATCTATAACCTCTTGAGTTTTTTGCAAATAAAGTTAAATCTAAAACTCCACCATCTGATATTGTACAAATGTGTAATTCTGGATTCATAACTTCAACTCCTGTAGGTAAAACGATGTCTGCTGCAGTAATTGCTCCAGCTCTTGTTGAATTAATTTTTAATTCAACCACTTCGTCATCTTCGAAAATTTTTGAATCGATTCTTAGAGCTAAACTTTTTAAGTTTAAAATTATTCTACTTACATTTTCAACAATACCATTTATTGAAGTAAATTCATGTGCTGCTCCTACAATTTTAATTGCATAAACTGCTGCTCCTGGTGTTGATGATAGTAATGTTCTTCTGATAGCATTACCAAGTGTTGTACCAAATCCTCTTTCAAGTGGTTCAACTTTAAATTCCCCATAACTTCTGTTTTTTTCTTCTTTTAATAAATTAAATTCTGGTCTTGAAAATTGTTTCATTTAACTTATTAACCTCTTGGGCGTTTTCTAGGACGCACTCCGTTGTGGGGGATTGGTGTTGTATCTCTAATTGATGTTATTTCTAAACCGATACCTTGTAAACTTCTTACAGCGGCATCTCTTCCTGGACCTGGACCTTTTACCTCTACTGAGATAGTTTTAACTCCATTATCCATCGCTCCTTTTCCTGCAGCTTCTGCAATCATTTGAGCAGCGTAAGGTGTTGATTTCTTACTTCCTTTAAAACCCATTGCTCCAGCACTTGATCAAGATATTACGTTACCTTTTTCATCTGAAACAGTCACGATAGTGTTATTGAATGTTGAGTGAATGTGAGCTATACCTTTAGCAATATTCTTTTTAACTTTTTTCTTGTTATTGTTTTGTTTATTATTTGCCATAGTCTATACCTCTCTAACTATTTTTTCTTGTTAGCTACAGTTTTTCTAGGACCTTTTCTTGTACGTGCATTTGTCTTAGTTGACTGTCCACGAACAGTAAGTCCTTTTCTGTGTCTCATTCCTCTGTAACATCCAATTTCCATTAAACGTTTGATGTTTAATGCTGTTTCTCTTCTTAAATCCCCTTCAGTTTTTACTTTTGAGATTTCTTGAGAGATTGATTTGATATTATCTTCTGATAAATCTTTAACTCTTGTATCTTCGCTTACTTTTGTAGCCTCAAGGATTTTTTGTGAAGTTGATAAACCAATACCATAAATATAAGTTAGAGCAATAACTACTCTTTTTTCATTAGGTATTTCTACCCCATTTATACGAGCCATTATTAATTTCCTTTCTAAAAGATTAACTAATTTTTTGTTTAATAATATTTATTATTAATAATTAACCTTGACGTTGTTTATGTTTTGGTTGTTCACAAATAATCATTACACGGCCTTTACGTCTAATTACACGACACTTGTCGCAAATTTTTTTGACAGATGATCTTACTTTCATCTTTTCTAACCTCCTGATTTTGTGTACTTAATTTATATTTATTTTATTTTATTTTAATTACTTATTTACCATTTTTAAAACGGTATGTAATTCTTCCACGCGTTGGATCATATGGTGAAATTGCAACAGTGACTTTATCACCTGGTAAGATGCGAATGTAATTCATTCGGATTTTACCAGACACGTGGGCGTCTATTACTATTTCATTTTCTAATTTCACCTTAAAAGTAGCATTGGGTAGTACCTCTAAAACGGTACCATCCACTTCTAAATAATCTTCTTTTGCCATTATTCTGTTTCCTCCTTGGGTTTAAATAAAGTTAATACCTCTGGATCTCCATCAGTGACCAAAATAGTATGTTCAAAGTGGGCAGTCATGCTACCATCTTTTGATGACACTGTTCAATCATCATCAGCAACAACAGTTTTATTTGTTCCTATTTGAACCATTGGTTCAATACAAATAGCCATTCCTGGAACTAATCTCATTCCAGTATTTTCTATTCCTACATTAGGAACAAAAGGATCTTCATGCATTTCCAATCCAATACCGTGTCCTGAATAATCTGTTGGCAAGTGATAACCGTTT
This genomic interval from Spiroplasma monobiae MQ-1 contains the following:
- a CDS encoding pyrroline-5-carboxylate reductase family protein produces the protein MKNILFIGLGHMGSSLVKGILSNENFKDNIFGHDAFKELQDKVVNSLDKMNALDSLDEIETKGIEVIVIGTRPDAVDGLCESLDKLDLKGKTIVSMANAVDIKRLESNFKNQKDLTIIRMMPNMNASLNQSVTALAHNNANKDKLKFVVDMFESCGIVEIIDEDKFGTLTAISGCLPSYVFTFFKAITDYAIEKGFEKDQAFRIVETAIIGSIKNGANSQVELREMVEQVCVPNGSTVEGQNVLDNEGFENIIKRCLQSAENKATPSK
- the rplQ gene encoding 50S ribosomal protein L17; translation: MSYIQKRGKNTAWRVALMRNLTTELIISERLEITETRAKELRQHFDKMVTLGKRGDLHARRQAAAWLRHIDASEKETALQKLFTTIAKRFKTREGGYTRILKLDNRRGDNAPMCIIELV
- a CDS encoding DNA-directed RNA polymerase subunit alpha produces the protein MKQFSRPEFNLLKEEKNRSYGEFKVEPLERGFGTTLGNAIRRTLLSSTPGAAVYAIKIVGAAHEFTSINGIVENVSRIILNLKSLALRIDSKIFEDDEVVELKINSTRAGAITAADIVLPTGVEVMNPELHICTISDGGVLDLTLFAKNSRGYRSFKDNKKEKLVADAITIDSNYSPIVKVAYNVDATKIGKSVDLEKLILEVETDGTVTASDAVATAAKILVEHLQFFVNLNEEINDLNVIGATNEEDEKELDRLIEDLDFTQRSLNCLKRANINSLRDLVSRTEDDIQEIRNLGRKSLKEIKDKVVQLGLTFKQD
- the rpsK gene encoding 30S ribosomal protein S11, encoding MANNKQNNNKKKVKKNIAKGIAHIHSTFNNTIVTVSDEKGNVISWSSAGAMGFKGSKKSTPYAAQMIAEAAGKGAMDNGVKTISVEVKGPGPGRDAAVRSLQGIGLEITSIRDTTPIPHNGVRPRKRPRG
- the rpsM gene encoding 30S ribosomal protein S13, which codes for MARINGVEIPNEKRVVIALTYIYGIGLSTSQKILEATKVSEDTRVKDLSEDNIKSISQEISKVKTEGDLRRETALNIKRLMEIGCYRGMRHRKGLTVRGQSTKTNARTRKGPRKTVANKKK
- the rpmJ gene encoding 50S ribosomal protein L36 gives rise to the protein MKVRSSVKKICDKCRVIRRKGRVMIICEQPKHKQRQG
- the infA gene encoding translation initiation factor IF-1; translated protein: MAKEDYLEVDGTVLEVLPNATFKVKLENEIVIDAHVSGKIRMNYIRILPGDKVTVAISPYDPTRGRITYRFKNGK